The genomic segment ggggggttatatgggaggcagggtttgagggtcggcacaacattgtgggccgaagtccTGTAATgggctgtactattctacgtcCTATGTTCCACGTTCCAAGATCATGCAGCTCTGTTTCAGCACCACCGTTTTGAGTTTCTCATTTTACGCCCGCCAAAGCCGATTCATATCAGACTTTTAActaatttacttctttccatacaCCGGATTTCTAAAAAAAATTACCtacttatttcttattgaagGGACATGTTGTTCTGCTTTAAACAGTTAAAGCTACCGAAATACCatgtgatttgttttcttttgtaattcCAATTTTTGTAATAATAACAGAACTGATCTACACACATCTCCCTCAGCTGCTGGGTAAAACAAGGGTTAACTGTTATTGTCATTTCGTGGAAAATAAATTGCGTCAATTCAGGGTAGGCTGCTGACGTCAGCGGAGGTTCTATCTCTTATTAATAGGAGTCCCTTTCAGTCAGTTCCCCAGTTTCAGCGAGAGCAGCCTCTCCTGCCAAGGACAGAGATCCGCAGCGGCACCAAGAGGGGGAGTAAGAACAGACTGTCTGGTTCTGTCATGGATCACACACCGGGAGGGACAGCTTGGAATATAACAAGAAATGAGAAAAATACCTTCTGGATGGTTCCATATATTTTGGCAGAGGATGATTGGCTAACGGTAGATTATCGAATGATGAGTGTGTTTATCACCATTCAAGTGATTTTCTTCCCCGTCCTCGCTatcattgctcttcccggtgagtctctttccaaagataacttatgaaacaGCATTGAATCGCACGTTTTCTTGTCACGTTTTCCTTTCCTAATAATAGTTAAGGCTGCTCTCGCACATCCCAGCTGCTGATTAAGCAAATCATTACCCTATTATCTTTGGTAATTTACTGTTCTGATGATCCctgtctaagaaaatatgtgctgtcagTTGTGATGATCCAGATcaggaaataaaatatttaatgtttGAAGCGTGTTTGATAGCCTATTGCCTGGATTAGCAGGAGTTTATGGGAATAGGGCAGAAAGACTGGGGAAGCTTACCTGCAGCTGAAAGTCTCAGATGGAGCCGTCGTGCAGAGGATGCGTCCaacagtgtgagagtctagggccagacaGCGCAAAATCAACATGGATGAATTCCACTTGGAACAGCGCTGCCGAGGAATTTCTATCGGCAGAGGCAATGTGTCTGTGGATCTCATTGCCGTGGATGGTTGCTGAGGCCAAATGATTGGGTGTATTTTAAGCAAAAGTTAATAGGTACGCAATTAACAGGGATATCAAAGTTTACGGAGTGAAGGCAAGAGACAGTGTTGGGATGAAATCTATCAATTATGGTTGAATGGCTTCTGATCGCATGCTTGGTCAGGCTGCCTTAGTAAATGCTGCGGATGCAATGGTTAAATTGCTGATGAGTTCACTTATAGACAATCGTTGCACACAGCAGCCTGTCGGTGATCATGACGTGTGTCGGTGACAAATcaccttcattgttgctgaaaaAATAACGCATCATCGATACTTCAATGAATGACATTCAATTGTAAAGGCGAATGTACAAGATGCAAACCGTGAGACTCGCGGTGTGACTTGAAGTTGACGTCGCCAAACAAGAGTAGACGTGCAATAATAAGGTTTTGGTCTGCTACCCCATTTGCTGATCCAGACGCCCCGGGAAACTATCAGGGACGGGGATCTGCGTTTCAGCTAAATCGGGTAGGTGTCAAGGTCACTTATTTCACAATAAATGAGTTTtcagagattccgcagatgcatcATTCAGCTCTTTTCCCCCAACACGGACGGAATTTCCCAATCATCAGCCATCTTCATTTGTGTTTGTCGCTGTCTGTTTCGCTGCCGACATTCGATCGATCAGATTGTACTGATTTTCCACTACTTTGCAAAACCGTTTAGTTTTATTGATCGCTAATATTTACAATTATGTTATTCTGTCAAGTAGACTCATTTCTATCATTGGTACATATTATATACTTGCTTTAAGAGAACTCTGTCTTCTGTGTTTACTGTGATTGTTTATTTTGTTCGCAGTGAACACggtgaccatattcatcctgtctcgtggtaagtgcggcctctccagagttgtcacttgctacctggttgccatggcagtggcGGATATTCTGGTCcttatcctggacctgatattgagcaagattccactTATGTACACGCCATACCTCGTTTTCGTCCTATCAATGCCCAAGGTGTGTAATATCCAGGCTGCTCTGATTTACACCGTCAcagactgttcggtctggttcaccgttacgttcacctttgatcggtttgtcgccatttgttgccagaagctgaaaacaaaatattgcaccgggaaaactgcgggtGTTGTTTTGGGGACAGTGACTGCGATCAGCTGTTTGAagaatatttactggtatttGCGGCTCTCAGAGATATACACATGGTCAATCAATCCATTCATTTGTAAAAAGAGAGATTATTATTTGAATTTCACTTCTGAGGTTGACTTATTCTATTACTTCCTCACCCCTGTAttcccatttctgctggttctagtAACGAATGTTTTCACCGTCAGGCATGTCTTGGTTACGAGCAGAACTCGCAGGAGACTCAGGGTTCCCGGAAACGGACAGAGTgtcagagacccggagatggagaaacgcaggaaatccctcgttttattGCTGATCGTCTCCggcaatttcatcctgctgtgggcacctttCACTGTGTTCTCTGCGTGGGATCGGATATGCGATCTTACCAATTTCGTGCTTCCGCCCGAATCTCTGCGAGAACTTGGCATCAttttgcagcttctgagctgttgtacaaacacggccctttacgcctttacacagaccaagttcagggTGCAACTAACTAATGTGGTAAAATCTCCGCTCGCTCTCTTTGTAGTGAAGAAGTGGTGACTTAGCGGTGTCTCCCGACACCCAATCCACCCAATGCCTCCTTACCCCGAATGCAACTAATGTCCCATACATTGTGGCGACTTCCTGTTCCTCTGGGACCGGcgttgtccttcttccattcactcCTCTCAAGGGCCCATAACATAGCAGGTTCACAAtgcacttccctcattctccAGCCCATCCTCCCATTTCTGCCCAACAGGTCTCAGTATTTTTCCCCACAGTTGCACCGTGCAGTACTTCTGACTGCCCGGATGCATTGGTCCATCTGCAAATGCTGTACTCTTCCGAGGTCGTCTGTGTTCCCGAAACATCCCGTTCATTCTCGACAGTGGTGACTGAATTGGTACTACAAACCATTGAAGACTGAATtaatgctgcttcctgcacccatgctgagcttgtcaatttcatctacGTTGCCTACAACTTTCCAGAACGCCCTCAGATCAGTCTGTCCCATTTTTCCTCCGCTCTTGTCTCTCAAACTTTCGGTCCCGAATTTCAGAGATAGACCATTCAAGACATCGTTAACAAAGCCTAGCTACTGAATCCCACAGTTATAGTGAGGATCCCACCTGCCACATGGACAATCGCCCAAGTGCTGTTCCATTCTATCATTTTCTTGGATGTGAATTTCCTCTCAAGATATTTTATAGTAAACGGAGGCTCCCTTCAGCCCGATCAATGCTGCCTTCAGCAATGTCTGTTGCTCTTCCTGCAGGTAACATCACTCCATCCCACCCAGAATAATAGAAGGGATTGGATTTCTTTGCCTTCAGTCAACAAGCCAGtggtctctgcataaaaaatattGTCACGTAACTTCCATCACCTCCATAGCGACTCTACCACTAGGCACGACCTTCCCTCCCCTACATCCTTCTCCGAAGATCGTTCTGCACACGACGCCATTGTTTACTCCTCGTTGCCCACAATTCTCCCCTATTCCTGTCTCCATTCTCTAGACATTATTTCCACACCGGCTCTGGCTGTTGAAGAATAACGGagaccacaatggtaacacaccTCATTTCCAGCCTCCGCTCCTTTGCGAAAAATAAAATGTCGATTATCCATCCAGCTACAATCGAAAAAAAACATTATCTGCTATTATGTCATTTATAATCCCTGTCAGACCAAGATATAATCGGGGCCGCGGACAAAGTTGTTCTGAAAGTCGTCATGAGCTTAGAGGAGAGTTAATTAGGGATAAGGGCCCCATCGAGTGACCACACTTACTGAGGAAGATATTAGGCAATTGACATTCACTTTTGTTATTGAAATATTATCGGGAATGACCTTGACGGCTGACAGAAAATCTCGGTGTAATATTTTTGATCTTCACAATAACGTTGCTCCTTATCCTGTCGCATCACTAACATAACGACAATATCTGAGTTTAAACACGTCCGACAGCTGAACAATACTACTAAAGACGTATCGCAGATATCACCAGCAGGAATGACACTGGTTCTCCAGTCCCAACAGATTATTTTCGATTAAATGTATTGAATTTGCAATTCTGGCTTATCCGGTAACAAGTGCAGTGCCTATAGAAGTATTCACtcccccacactgggaataccatTGTAGCATGGACACTCACATGGATCTCAGGTATGCCTTCCTCTTGgccggctacgtggaacagtgtcTCTTCCGAGCTACACTCGTGTTACTCCCCAACTGTCCTGCGCTACATCGACTACTGCATTGGTCTGTCTGCGGCATGCATGCGGAGCTCATCGTCatcaacttcgcctccaacttagaccctggcctcaaatttacttggcccATTTCCGATACCTCtcttccttttccctttctctgtctctattTCCAGAGACATCATATCTACCGTTGTCTACTGTAAATCCATCGtctctcacagctacttggactatacctcttcccattctgTTACTTGTGAAAATGCCAGCCCCTTTCACTAAATTCCTCCCATCTCCTCGGCCAGTGctatcaggatgaggcttttcagttCAGATCAAAGAAGCTGTCcttctccttcaaagaaaggggcttcccttcctccagcatCAATGCTATCCTCAACTGCATGTATTCCATTTCCTGCAAGTCTGCCCTCACACTACCCTACCGCTGCCCCACCTAGGACCGGAACAACTTGTCCTCACCGGCCATCCCTCCAGCCtcggcgtccagcacataattatcCGTAACTTCAGTCATCTCCAACGGAATCACACCGCCATGCGcatcttcccttccccctccacaaTCTTAGATTTCCACAGGGATGAGACTCCGTTGTCCATTCGCCCCtcgccactgatctccctcctgtctCTTATCTTTGCAAGCTCAacaactgctacacctgcccctacatacTCCCTGATTGACATTTAGGTCATCaacctgtccttccaggtgagacgacacttcagctgtgagtctgttgtggtcattGATTGTATCTGCTGCtttggtgtgacctcctgtatatcggtgagacacgACGTTTATTAGGAGACTGCTTAACCGAGATTATACGCTTCGTCCATCAGAAAAAGCGAGACCTCCCACTTAAATTTCActaccattcccattccgacatgtctgtctATGGACTTCTCTACTCTCGGGATGAGGCCACAGTTATTTTGGTGGACCATCACCTTATGGCAGGAACGTCAGTTTCTCGAATTACCAGTAATGTTCTCCGTCTTCAGCAgttcctattcccatttccctctctaaaCTTATCTCCGCAAGTGCCCGTCACTCCTCTctggttccctctcccccttttctttcttaaatggtattttgtcctctcctattagacaccCCTTCTCCACCCTGCACTACTTTCAGCGATCAACTCCCAGATTTTTACCTCTCCAATGTCCCCATCCTGATTTCACATATTCCCTGTGATtcttcctgcctttcccccacctactaaatctgccaccAAATATTTTGTCTCctgtcctaatgaaaggtctcggcccggtacattttccatagatgctgaattcatccagcattctgGGCGTGTTTCTCAATAAAGAGAACTCGGTGACTATTTGGTTGAGTAGagggtgtaatgccctggttcagatCTTTAATGTTATGCtatatatatttactttattagttctgtaagagcagcctCTTCTGCTTCCAAACTGTTTGGTTTACTGTTGAAAGTAAGTGATGATGAGGAATCCGGGCCATCCAAATACAATACTAGAACTGGGGGGAGATTTTTGTTGAGGGACTCCAGGGTCCGTCTTGAGGCTTTTTCTCGGTGGGACATGAAGAGAGTAAACGCTGGGGAAAACCGATCGTAGGATACGACCCGGAttattcgagatggattgcgaccGACTTAGGGAAGGTGGTATGAGCTTTCACGCAACCGACGgaccagtccgtgagtgcagagTCGTTCACGCTGAGCTCCTACTTGTAAATATTTGACTGGTTTTAATACTTCATTTTTTCCGCTTTATTTACTGACCtttaagttaagattcataaatataattcctttaattgtaagTACTGTGCTGTCTGCTATTTCGTTCCACTAATTTGTAACAAGGTAGCACATTACATAGCATCTACGCAAACCGATGTTTAATGTTGGGGACTGTCTCAATCTCTTTAGTTGTTCCGgaatggaagacggtattccctaGACTTAGGAAGCTAAAGAAACCAGGGGGCTTGTCCGGGATAGATTTAGTTCGATAACTTGTGATCGCCCTGAGCATTGATAGAGTGTGTTGTGTCGTTAACCCTATGTTAAACTATCGTCCGGTACTATTTCCGATACGTGGTTAAGGATGCTGCAGGGAGGGAGGGGTCGTCAGCTGACTATAATTCCCATGAGGAAGGGAGTGTTGGCGAGCGTGCGGAATCACAAGCCGAGTCTCCCATAGCTGTGGAAGCGGATTTCAAAGGCAGGTTGCTCTCGTTTATTTGCCGGAGCGAGGGGAAGGAATGGTCTGATTCAGAATGTCGAATAAATCTCGAGCGAGGAATGAGGATTCTGAGTTGGAGTCAGCCCTTACCCCCTTGGCCAATAAAAGGCGAATTGCACATGCCTTGGGTACTAGCTATAAAATCTTGTATGTTCTCAAGAGTGAAGACCTCCcccgagggggaagaggagtcTGAGACTTGGACGGAGCAGACCTATCAGAAGCCGGTTGAGTGACAGTGCTCTAATGACATCAAACACAGCGATTGTTTGAAAGTTTTAAATGGGCCGGCTGCTGACGGAGGGAGAATCGTACAGACACAGAACCCCTTTGCTACCTCTGCAAGCTACACGGAAGCGATAGACAGTGTGTTTGGCGCGACAGGAAGCCCAGTGGGTTTCAGGACATGCTTCAGGAGGAAGTTGGAGAGAACTTTCTGAAAACATTCTCCATCACCCTGTGttccgagctgcttttgaggaattgCGTGGCCTTGCTGGGCAGGATGATGAGCATAAACGGGGGATTCTGTGAAGCACTCAGTCCCAACGGGTCATGTTACGGTCTGGGGAAGTACTGTTCCTACAGTGACTGGAAAACCCAAATTTCCCGGAATACCTGACGCCGAGTTCTTCTtcttggatgctccaaaagaccacGAAGAGGAGTCATGCTTACCAGATGGGATGCGGCAGAAGCCCTATGTTAAACAGGTGAAcgggatggcagtgattgtcaggaagacTTCtgagaggaacggcagactcaggAGGGGGATGCCTTTGGCACCTCTGTTTCTGGTTACGGAAATGTCTAACGTCTCTGTGAGACAGGCCAGGGAGAAAACCTTACCGAAAAGCGAAAAGTTGATTCCCTAGTCATTCAGCTTTTGTGACTCCCCCCTACCAGGAGATTGAAAGAAGATTTTGAGTCTGGAAAGTGTATTTTCTTTGACGAGTCTGATGTGGGTTCTTCCAAGAGCACTCCCCACGTCTCCGGATAACCGAGGACACCCTGTTCAGCGAAAGGTCCCGGCAACCGGCTCGTACAGAGCAGGACGACATTCGGTATCATCTGTGGAAGCTGAAGGAAGCCGGCATCATCAGTAAGTACAAAAGCGCCTCTGCGTTCGCATTAACAGTGGCCAGGAAGAAGAACCGGAAGGTATGGAAATACAGGCGAACTTGCATCACAGCCAGTGAACTGATCAAGGTCGGCTTAGGTTAAAAGAGTCAAAGCCTGGGATCCAATTGCATGCGTTAGGTTCCTGAAAATAGATTCGCAGGCTTGTGATGTCTGGGATATAAACATTTTTTCGAGGAGTTGGGGCAGGGCGTAGGTCagagttttatttttttctgagtGATAGACAGAGATGACAGGGTTTTAAAGGCGAAATTGCATATTCTTGTAGACAACATTAGTCAAAGAGACTGATATTTCTTTGTTTCCGGCTATCTTtcttatctctctctccctccctccatcccccctctctccacactgCAATACACAGGCATAGATAAACGCAACACAAACAGACGCTGCAAATTCCACACCTCATGACAGGCACTCACCTGCACACATGCATGCGTGCGCTCCAAACCCGGGCTGTACGCACTGACAGCCTCACAGAACACGCCCCATTCATCATCGACTGAAATGTTTAGTTGGAATACTAGAACACAGCAAAATTGTCCTTGTTCACGAGTCGGTGCTTTTATCTGAGAGTATCTCCATGTTTCCGCATTCGCTGTGCCAGTGACCAGAAAGAAGGAGGAAGTTCAGTCCTTTCGGAATTGTATTTCTTTCAGGTTCTTCCTCGTACTCCCCTTTGTCCTCGTTCATCAAGTTATCAAGTTGTGTTTTATCCTCTTTATCAGGACCATGCTGGTAAAGaacatgacatgaacattgacttctctaacttcctctAATGACACTcaaccccttcttaccccatccctgacatatttagttgtttcatttttcttctgtctctctgcccatcactctgcctgttctccatctccctctgctgctcccgtCCCCCCTTCATTCTCATTAGGCCtcacgtcccatgatcctttaccttctccagctctgtatcacttctgtcaatcacctttccagcatttagcttcatcccaccccctccggtcttctcctatcatttcgcatttcccgctccccctccttttttcaaatctcttagtatctttccttttagatgctgcctggcctgctgtgttccacaagcattttgagtgtatcgttcgaatttcccgcatctgcagatttcctcgtgggtactttgcatttgccttcaccgGTGCACTGGTCATGGTCTCTCCGGAAACACTTGATTATGGtagggtcccggaggactggagaattttaaatgtcactgcactctttaagcgGAGAGAaagtcaaaagaaaggaaattacaggccacagcttcacctcactgcttggggaactgtaggaatctattattaaggattcgGATTCGGGGAGCTTGGAAAGTAATGGTACAATAAGTCGAGGTCAGAATTGTTtatgtaaaaggaaatcttgtctgaataatctgttagagttcttcgaggaattgATAAACAGAAAGCAAAGAAATGAAGCAGCGGATgtaatttacttggactttcagaaagcatttgataagctgcCAAACATGAGCCTGCTTCCTCCGGCGTTGCAGCAATGTTACTGGCTCAGGTATCGGAATAGCGGACAGGCCGGAGGCAGCGGGTGTGAGTGaagtggctgccggtgactagtggtgttcctcagaggtcagtattgggaccgcaaATTTTTACGTTGTTTGTTCATGATTTAGATAATCGGATAGctggctttgtggcaatgtttgcagacgataccgATATAGTTGGAGTGTTAGGTCGTGCTGAGGATAATGCGCTCGCAGAATgactcagacaaattggaagtacggtcaaaaaagtggcaaatggaatacagtgtaggaaaatGTAAGGTtaagtattttggtaaaaggaacaatggtgcggactattatctaaatggggtgaaTTTACAAACATCAGACAGCTGGAGTGACCTAGGAGTCCTCGTACAGGAGTTAAATTTACAAATTAaggctgtggtaaagaaggcaaatgaaatgctcTAATATATATCAATAAGAACAGGCTATCAGAGCAAGGAGATTATGCTAAGAcgttataagacaccagtcaggtcaCAATTGAAGTATTGTTAACTGGTTTAGGTccgcatatctcagaaaggatgtattgtcattgtacACATTCCAGAGGGGTGTCACGAGGACGATTCTGGGAATAAATTTGAGAATATGTGAAGAGCGTTTGGCAAAGTTGCGACCGTagtcactggaatgtagaagaatacgTGGAGGAGTGTCTGACTGAAACTTCTGGTATGCAGAAAGGATACAATAAGATGGATatcgagaggatgtctcctatggtgtgGTGTTCAGATATagtgaacacagcctcagaattgaggggtacaTTTTTATAGCCGCAGAATAGTGAAATTCTCTGCGGCGGCGGCGGCGAATGCCAATTCCGCCAAATACGTGGGTACACTTAAAGCGGAAGTGATTCGTTTCCTGATTGGACAGTGTATCGAAAGACATGGCGAAAAGGTAGGACCAGTGTGTTCCGGGACTAGCCTTGatggaacggcggagcagactcgatgtattACATATCCTCAATCTGCTCTTACGTTTGCTGGTCTTATGTTTTCTTCGTCACTTTACCCACGGTCACTCGAACTCGCGGCTTCTTCCTGCTGGTCATGTACTATGCCACCTTTCGGACACGACGCAACCGTCATTTATACAGGGCGATGGACAGGGGCTGAATTAAATCTTCACCTTCCCCGTTGTCATTCTGTACAAGTATTTAATTATCATTTCTGATGTGCTACTAATGAATATTTTAATAGACGTTCTATTCTATGACTTCGTATGgtgatgtttcagattgaaaaaaaaGCCGTGAAGTTCATAGCTAGAAGGATAACGGGAGCCTCTTCTATTTAAATCTGGAAGGTACATGTCTCTGCAGAAGTGAGGTGATGTAGGCAGAAAATCTGCGCAAGGCTGCGTGGCTCCGAACACATGGTGTAATGTGAAGAAATTTGGAGGACCCGAGGAACCCTGGGAAGCACGTGGGCAGATTTCTGAATATCCGGGTATTGTTCGGTCTGTCACTCAGCAGACGGATGGGAATTTGTCCTTGTTGGGTGACGGCACTGATTGCTGGAGCAGATAACTCTGCTAGTACTATTTGAACGTAAGATTTTCCCACTTTTCAACCGCTGTGTACGTACAATCAGTCTATTTACATAGTTAATCTGATGTATTTTCCAGCACATTAAAGAGTGaattctgcactgtattttatAGTATTgcgtttatattttgtatttattgtgcttttataCATAATGCACTTTATAAAGCTCATCTGTTTCGAGTAATACTCGTTTCGCTTTCCTTAACGCTCGTAGACTGAGGAATGGCAATAACCAATCCCAAATCTTGAGAAATCATATAGGGTTGTAGTCACAGAAAGGTACAGACAGATGAGAGAGGGTAAAATAATGCCGAAAGCGCACAAACGAAACTATAGTTGGCCGCATTCGAGGACTTTTACGAGGAGATTTTTCGGTGTTTCTGAGACTAGATTATTCAATGAAAATTATTGAACTAAATTCAAATCAACGCTGGTAAGAGATTTTAACCTTACGTGGCAGGGTCATCACTCCCTGACCCATGATATTTAGCAACTTCACAATAAGCACAAAAATGCGTGGCCGAGCGACTATTCTAGTTGCTGGTTCAGTACAGTTATTGAATGGTTAACAGTGGAGTGTGCGTTGGTGAGGGATGAGTGATATCAGAAATGAAAAGTCAGAACATCATTTTGAAACCCAGTACATGAGTATAAAGGGACATTCAGACACAGGATAACGTTTACCGTTGTCAGCTCTCTGCAATACAAATATATCTGTCAGGGCAATGCATAGAGTTGACAAAGAGAAAGCTTTCAACGAGGATCATTGATTACAAGGCAGAATCTGAGAAAAGTATGGGTACAAGGTAAGTCATCTTTAAGCAGACTTGGTAGGATTCGCCACGGAGTCAAGGACTTCAATTATTTTTTTTGGGGTGGACGTTGATGTGGAGTCGGGGACAAAGGCTCCGGACACAGGAAAATGTAATTACCACTGGCGATTGAAGTATGGCTGGCAGATATATCTATTCGGCAGATATATCTAGTTATTTGTGCTCTTATTTTACCAGCGTCGCAAATGAACCTCCTTCTGTGATAGAGCAAACGAAACAGGATTCCGCTGGTAGCATATTACCTTCATCTTCTGTCTCCAGTTAGTGTAGATTCCAACGAGAGGCTTCGAATGCAAAGGAGCAACACCTCTCCTCAGGTAAAGCAACGCAGATTGGCCACATGGGTAGTAGTTCGGGACAAGGAAGGGTACCTGGCCAGCGTATACATCTTTCCCAGGTATTATATTTTCTATTCTTTAGTTGATTATTGCTGCGGGGAGGGAAGAGTGCATCTGGGTAAATTAGTAGGTGTATATACAGCTTTTCGGTTGTGTAAACGGACGTGTTTTAGTTGATACAGTAAGTACAGAATGCGTCTCTGCCTAACTGATCATTATCATTAAGGGGCAATCCTTCACGCAGTCTAAATTGGTGCCATGAAGGCAAAGCATCATGCACCGAATGGGCTATCCAACATATAATGTTCTCCGTTCGAATAAATCTTCACGACATCTGCAACTTTAATAACCCATGCACTAGCTAATGAGCTACTATGATAAAGTGACTACTGAACGATTGCTGCCATGATGGTTCAGGTTGCACTGTAGTGTTCGTAATGTGACAGGATATGTATtcgtatgtatgcagaatattaTCGCTCAGTAGCTCTGGTTTTGGCATTATTGTGTACAGTGTTTGtttcacttcatgacccctgacacctgtaaTTTTCATCATACCACTTctgtgcaaaatacttatttagtctgTCCGTCATTTCATTATCACCCATTACTAACTCTCAATCATCGCTTTCCAGCCGTCCAATTTGCACTGTCGCCACTCTTTTACACCGTATGTATGTAAAGAAACCTTTGACATCCTCTACAGTATTATTGGCGAGCATAACTTCTTATTCTTTCTCTAAA from the Hypanus sabinus isolate sHypSab1 unplaced genomic scaffold, sHypSab1.hap1 scaffold_105, whole genome shotgun sequence genome contains:
- the LOC132386174 gene encoding uncharacterized protein LOC132386174 isoform X2, whose product is MDHTPGGTAWNITRNEKNTFWMVPYILAEDDWLTVDYRMMSVFITIQVIFFPVLAIIALPVNTVTIFILSRDRRRNKESEDRSNAIWCRHVTPFNFSLRGDNISNSTCVP
- the LOC132386174 gene encoding probable G-protein coupled receptor 139 isoform X1; amino-acid sequence: MDHTPGGTAWNITRNEKNTFWMVPYILAEDDWLTVDYRMMSVFITIQVIFFPVLAIIALPVNTVTIFILSRGKCGLSRVVTCYLVAMAVADILVLILDLILSKIPLMYTPYLVFVLSMPKVCNIQAALIYTVTDCSVWFTVTFTFDRFVAICCQKLKTKYCTGKTAGVVLGTVTAISCLKNIYWYLRLSEIYTWSINPFICKKRDYYLNFTSEVDLFYYFLTPVFPFLLVLVTNVFTVRHVLVTSRTRRRLRVPGNGQSVRDPEMEKRRKSLVLLLIVSGNFILLWAPFTVFSAWDRICDLTNFVLPPESLRELGIILQLLSCCTNTALYAFTQTKFRVQLTNVVKSPLALFVVKKW